A region from the bacterium genome encodes:
- a CDS encoding phosphoenolpyruvate carboxykinase (GTP): protein MALDTKQILKTKIGDEGFNKLMKINNDALYKFVAEYIEHCNPARVFVCTDEQKDIQYLRDTAVKNGEEQKLAMEGHTIHYDNYGDQGRDKKNTGILLPAGVKFDDAIETKDREPALKDIRLILKDIMKGKEMFVCFFCLGPKNSEFSIPAVQITDSSYVAHSETILYRAGYEEFVKQGPKARFFKFVHSQGELDERKTCKNLSQRRIFIDLADGIVFSANTQYGGNTIGLKKLAMRLAIDRGSKEGWLTEHMLVMGVHGPKGRVTYFTGAFPSLCGKTSTAMLEGETIVGDDIAYLRKKGGEVRTVNVEKGMFGIIMGVNSKDDVYQWKAIHSKGEKIFSNVLMTPGGGVHWIGKDGSVPEKGMNHSGEWTKGKKDANGKEIQCSHPNARFTVELAEFDNLDPTLHKPEGVVVGGFVYGGRDSDTCVPVEESFDYVHGIITKGASLESETTAATLGKEGVREFNPMSNLDFLSIPIAKYIQINVDFAKDLKKPPKIFGVNYFLKDKQGQFLNEKTDKRVWYKWMELRVHGEAKAIKTPSGMIPIYEDLQRLFKEVLKKEYTKEAYTAQFTTRIPEHLAKIERVKTIYNTRVLNPPKVLFDVLEEQQKRLVEYQKKYGDYITPDQLK, encoded by the coding sequence ATGGCGCTAGACACAAAACAGATCTTAAAGACTAAGATCGGAGACGAAGGCTTTAACAAGCTGATGAAAATAAACAATGATGCGCTCTATAAGTTCGTTGCTGAATACATTGAGCACTGCAATCCGGCCCGCGTTTTTGTGTGCACCGATGAACAAAAGGATATCCAGTACCTGCGGGATACCGCGGTCAAAAACGGCGAAGAACAAAAACTGGCAATGGAAGGTCATACGATCCACTATGACAATTACGGCGACCAGGGCCGGGACAAAAAGAACACTGGGATCCTGCTGCCAGCTGGCGTCAAATTCGACGATGCCATCGAGACCAAGGACCGGGAACCAGCGCTTAAAGACATCAGGCTCATCCTTAAGGATATCATGAAGGGCAAGGAAATGTTCGTTTGTTTCTTCTGCCTGGGACCGAAAAATTCGGAATTCTCGATCCCGGCGGTCCAGATCACCGACTCCAGCTACGTAGCGCACAGCGAGACGATACTGTACCGGGCCGGGTATGAAGAATTCGTGAAGCAGGGACCAAAAGCTAGATTTTTCAAATTCGTTCATTCCCAGGGCGAACTCGATGAGCGCAAAACATGCAAGAACTTAAGCCAGCGGCGGATCTTCATCGACCTGGCGGACGGCATCGTTTTCAGTGCCAATACCCAGTACGGCGGCAACACCATCGGATTAAAAAAATTGGCCATGCGCTTGGCGATCGACCGCGGCTCCAAAGAAGGCTGGCTGACCGAACATATGCTGGTCATGGGCGTGCACGGACCCAAGGGCAGGGTGACCTATTTCACCGGGGCATTCCCGTCGCTCTGCGGAAAAACTTCGACCGCCATGCTCGAAGGCGAAACGATCGTGGGCGATGACATCGCCTACCTGAGGAAGAAAGGCGGCGAGGTCAGGACCGTTAACGTCGAAAAAGGGATGTTCGGTATCATCATGGGCGTCAATTCCAAGGACGATGTGTACCAGTGGAAAGCCATTCACAGCAAGGGCGAGAAAATATTTTCGAACGTCCTGATGACCCCCGGCGGCGGCGTGCACTGGATCGGCAAGGACGGCAGCGTGCCGGAAAAAGGCATGAACCATTCGGGCGAATGGACCAAGGGCAAGAAGGACGCCAACGGCAAGGAAATACAATGCAGCCATCCCAACGCCCGTTTCACGGTCGAACTGGCTGAGTTCGATAACCTGGATCCGACGCTGCACAAACCCGAGGGCGTGGTGGTCGGCGGGTTTGTCTATGGTGGCAGAGACTCGGATACCTGCGTGCCGGTGGAAGAATCCTTTGATTATGTGCACGGCATCATCACCAAAGGCGCTTCCCTGGAATCTGAGACCACCGCGGCGACGCTGGGCAAGGAAGGCGTGCGCGAGTTCAACCCCATGTCAAATCTTGATTTTCTTTCGATCCCGATCGCCAAGTACATTCAGATCAACGTCGATTTTGCGAAGGACCTGAAAAAACCACCCAAGATCTTCGGCGTGAACTACTTCCTGAAGGACAAGCAGGGACAATTCCTCAATGAAAAGACGGATAAGCGCGTGTGGTACAAATGGATGGAACTGCGCGTGCACGGCGAAGCGAAAGCGATCAAAACCCCGTCCGGCATGATCCCCATTTACGAGGACCTCCAAAGGCTTTTCAAGGAAGTGTTAAAGAAAGAATACACCAAAGAAGCTTACACCGCACAATTCACCACCCGCATCCCCGAACACCTGGCGAAGATCGAGCGGGTCAAGACCATCTATAACACGAGAGTATTGAATCCGCCCAAGGTTCTGTTCGACGTCCTGGAAGAACAGCAAAAGAGACTGGTGGAATATCAGAAAAAATACGGCGACTACATCACGCCGGACCAGCTGAAATAG
- a CDS encoding beta-propeller fold lactonase family protein — protein MNSMLQISNLSHFQGKNHNNLLTINLFSVLFIGGFINRTKFYASILFLFIGAINAQWLETTIYVPDSLSGVIMPQAFTYNETNDKIYVGGWLGKSVIVVDGVTDTKIARIPVGPIIHALCWNSTNNKIYCANAANNTVTVIDGATNVVITTITVGIYPWALVYNLINNKIYCANGQGGTVTIIDGAGDSIITSISTGNGPHRLVWNATNNKVYCTNFYSGSVSVIDGATNTLITTIPVGNWPTAIAWNSINNKIYCSNRNSNTVTVINGMTDSVITTVAVGTNPDALVWNSAGNKIYCANRNNRTVTVIDGATNSVITTIPVGSNPGALVWNSIRNKIYCANENSDNVTIIDGQSNSIITTITVGNGPLALVFNPNDNKVYCANGVHDVAVDSYDSNDVSVIDGVSNSIITNIIVGSEPFAFVWNSTNNKIYCANCYSKILTVIDGLTNTVITNIKAEGGVFVSWIPFALIWNSSDNKVYFVDYNSNAVTVIDGAVDSIITNVAVGSHPLALAWDSINDKIFCANSDGNTVTVIDGSADTVITTIDVGNYPTALLWTSTNDKIYCANTGSSTITVIDAIGDSVITTISVRPEPISLGWNSSNNKVYCNSYSMNSLTVIDGSADTVITNIAVGYQPNLLIWNSINNKVYCGNEGNGRVSVIDGLRDSVIATIILGNNNMVIPIVWDSINNKIYCGNGDSCVVLVIDGTTDAVVTTIVVGQWPWGLVWNSLQNRIYTANTMSSNISVIKDVVGIKENNSTAIVSNKIGATILSGSLQLPKDKKCKVYDITGRIVIPENIKLGIYFIEIDGVITQKVVKVR, from the coding sequence ATGAATTCAATGTTGCAGATCTCGAATTTATCACACTTTCAGGGCAAAAACCACAACAATCTGTTGACAATAAATTTATTTAGTGTATTATTTATTGGCGGATTTATTAATAGAACAAAATTTTATGCAAGTATACTGTTTCTATTTATCGGCGCAATCAATGCCCAATGGCTTGAGACGACTATCTATGTTCCTGATTCGCTTAGTGGTGTTATTATGCCACAAGCTTTTACATATAACGAAACTAACGATAAAATTTATGTTGGTGGATGGCTTGGTAAATCTGTAATTGTTGTTGATGGTGTAACAGATACTAAAATTGCCCGAATTCCTGTTGGCCCGATTATTCATGCACTTTGCTGGAATTCAACAAACAATAAGATCTATTGCGCTAATGCTGCTAATAATACCGTGACCGTGATTGACGGCGCAACTAATGTTGTAATAACAACGATCACGGTGGGCATTTATCCATGGGCTTTGGTTTACAATTTAATCAATAACAAGATATATTGCGCAAATGGTCAGGGTGGCACCGTGACTATAATTGATGGTGCTGGTGATTCGATAATAACAAGTATCTCGACAGGAAACGGTCCCCATCGGCTGGTCTGGAATGCTACTAACAATAAAGTCTATTGCACAAATTTTTATAGTGGTAGCGTGAGCGTAATCGACGGTGCAACAAATACCCTTATAACAACTATTCCGGTTGGAAATTGGCCGACCGCGATAGCATGGAATTCAATAAACAATAAGATCTATTGTAGTAACAGAAATAGTAATACCGTAACCGTAATTAATGGCATGACTGACTCGGTGATAACGACAGTTGCGGTGGGTACTAACCCCGATGCCCTGGTTTGGAACTCAGCCGGCAATAAAATCTATTGCGCCAATAGAAATAATCGTACTGTGACCGTGATCGACGGTGCAACAAATTCCGTGATCACGACCATCCCGGTTGGATCCAATCCTGGTGCTTTGGTATGGAATTCAATCCGTAACAAAATCTATTGCGCTAATGAGAATAGTGACAATGTTACGATAATTGATGGCCAATCTAATTCAATCATTACAACGATTACGGTGGGAAATGGACCGCTGGCATTAGTATTTAATCCGAATGATAATAAAGTTTATTGCGCAAATGGCGTACATGATGTTGCAGTGGACAGCTATGATAGCAACGATGTGTCCGTGATCGATGGAGTTAGCAATTCAATAATCACGAATATCATTGTGGGAAGTGAACCCTTTGCTTTTGTTTGGAATTCAACCAATAACAAAATCTATTGTGCAAACTGCTATAGTAAAATATTAACAGTGATTGACGGCCTAACAAATACGGTGATCACAAACATTAAAGCGGAAGGCGGGGTCTTTGTATCCTGGATACCCTTTGCTCTGATCTGGAATTCTAGTGATAACAAAGTTTATTTTGTCGATTACAATAGTAATGCAGTGACTGTGATTGACGGCGCAGTGGACTCAATAATAACCAATGTTGCTGTGGGTAGCCATCCCCTGGCGTTGGCTTGGGATTCTATTAATGATAAAATTTTCTGTGCTAATTCTGACGGCAACACTGTGACTGTGATTGATGGTTCTGCGGATACGGTGATTACAACTATTGATGTGGGAAATTACCCTACTGCTTTGTTGTGGACCTCAACTAACGATAAAATCTATTGTGCTAATACGGGAAGTAGCACCATAACAGTGATTGATGCGATAGGAGATAGCGTAATCACAACCATAAGCGTTCGACCTGAGCCTATTTCTCTGGGTTGGAACTCCTCTAACAACAAAGTCTATTGTAATAGTTATAGCATGAATAGCTTGACCGTGATCGATGGTTCAGCGGATACGGTGATAACAAACATCGCAGTCGGCTATCAACCTAATCTCCTTATTTGGAATTCCATTAATAATAAAGTCTATTGCGGCAATGAAGGAAATGGCAGGGTATCCGTGATCGACGGTTTACGGGATTCTGTAATTGCGACTATTATATTAGGTAATAATAATATGGTTATACCTATTGTCTGGGATTCGATAAATAACAAAATCTATTGCGGCAACGGCGACAGTTGTGTTGTTCTGGTCATTGACGGTACAACAGATGCTGTGGTAACGACTATTGTGGTTGGACAATGGCCCTGGGGTTTAGTATGGAATTCGCTTCAGAATCGAATCTATACGGCGAACACCATGAGTTCGAATATTTCAGTAATTAAAGATGTTGTAGGAATAAAAGAAAATAATTCTACTGCTATAGTCAGCAATAAAATCGGTGCCACGATCCTGAGTGGATCTCTGCAGTTACCAAAGGATAAAAAGTGCAAGGTTTATGACATCACGGGCCGAATTGTCATACCGGAAAACATAAAACTAGGGATTTATTTCATTGAAATTGATGGGGTAATAACACAAAAGGTGGTTAAAGTTAGGTAA
- a CDS encoding type II toxin-antitoxin system HicB family antitoxin yields MKTYKFTSVIWKEKEGYVSKCPELGVASCGSSVDEALKNLREAVELYLENAKALGMMNELEAEFKYKERFTSVLEVVV; encoded by the coding sequence ATGAAAACATATAAGTTTACCAGCGTTATTTGGAAAGAAAAAGAAGGTTATGTTTCCAAATGCCCGGAATTGGGCGTAGCGAGTTGCGGTTCAAGCGTCGACGAGGCGCTTAAGAATCTGCGCGAAGCAGTAGAACTATATCTGGAGAACGCCAAGGCATTGGGGATGATGAACGAGCTTGAGGCGGAGTTCAAATATAAAGAGCGATTCACCTCGGTACTTGAGGTGGTTGTATAA
- a CDS encoding 2-oxoisovalerate dehydrogenase, protein MKKRKIDKEIIFMVEESLDGGYEAHAPGYSIFTEAETLDELRISIKDAVTYHFADGEAPAIIRMHIVRDELIPV, encoded by the coding sequence ATGAAGAAGAGGAAAATTGACAAGGAAATAATTTTCATGGTTGAAGAATCGCTTGACGGCGGATACGAGGCGCACGCACCGGGTTATTCTATTTTTACGGAAGCCGAAACCTTAGATGAACTGCGTATATCGATAAAAGATGCCGTGACGTATCATTTTGCGGACGGCGAAGCACCGGCTATTATTCGGATGCATATCGTGAGAGATGAGTTGATCCCCGTATGA